From Passer domesticus isolate bPasDom1 unplaced genomic scaffold, bPasDom1.hap1 HAP1_SCAFFOLD_58, whole genome shotgun sequence, the proteins below share one genomic window:
- the LOC135292927 gene encoding zinc finger protein 239-like: MESGDCAGAGAAREAGLKDFSFPNFGWMEEEAVRKRKMPRDTQAGEEEQGGEDGDQGGQIPTEEPRGRGRLERLHGAGIQQGGKAPEMAQEEGTKPSPGCSEVKGCTLSQEGGQSFSQGLELVTHEQLHDGEKPYKCLECGKSFRQSNALMSHQMIHTGEWACECGECGKGFSCCSHLIIYQRIHTGERPYECPVCQKRSQTSSNLLLHERIHTQERPFHCPDCGKGFKRNSHLITHQRIHTGERPYECSQCGKSFTQSCNLNRHHQRHS; this comes from the exons ATGGAGAGCGGGGACTGTGCAGGAGCCGGAGCAGCGAGAGAGGCCGGGCTGAAG gatttctcaTTCCCAAACTTTGgctggatggaggaggaggctgtaaggaagagaaagatgccCCGGGAcacccaggcaggtgaggagga acaaggaggtgaggatggagaccagggaggacaaatccccacagAAGAACCTcgaggaagaggcagattgGAGCGGCTCCACGGGGCAGGAATCCAACAGGGAGGAAAAGCTCCAGAGATGGCACAGGAAGAGGGgaccaaacccagcccagggtgctctgaggtgAAAGGCTGcaccctgagccaggaaggtggacagagcttcagccagggattGGAGCTGGTGacccatgagcagcttcatgacggggagaagccctacaagtgtttggagtgtgggaagagcttcaggcagagcaacGCCCTGATgagccaccagatgatccacactggggaatgggcctgtgagtgtggggaatgtgggaagggcttcagctgctgctcccacctcaTCATCTatcaacgcatccacactggggagaggccctatgagtgtcctgtGTGCCAGAAGAGGTCCCaaaccagctccaatctcctcctgcatgagagAATTCACACACAGGAGAGGCCCTTCCattgccccgactgcgggaagggcttcaagcgcaACTCCCACCTCATCACCCACCAGCgaatccacactggggagaggccctacgagtgttcccagtgtgggaagagcttcacccagagctgtAACTTGAacagacaccaccagaggcacaGTTAA